tttcataatttatataaaaattttatggaaaatgtcATCAGGAAAATTAAACTCGAACATCAGATGcaattaaaatgaatatatttataaaatttaaaaagtaaaaattaatataaaaaatatttttttttataaaatacaattttttaataaaaaaaattttcataattttattacattttattaaaagaaaattttgaaaaaaaattagagaaaGGCGGTAAAGATGACATGAATAAAACTAACAGAGAAGACTGAAGGTCAAAAGGATATCCTAAAGAAAATACACTTATAATCAAATGcatgaaatgttgaaaaataaagttgttgtaaaagtgtaaaatgttttCAGAATTAGGTTAGAAGTTTAAAAAGATATGACTGCTGCAGTAAGAAGGCAGCCCAAGAAGGAAGCGTTTGTTAATGTGTGCGTGTATAAAGTAAGCTAGGTTTGTTGGTAGAAGAAAAATCACACAGTTTATAGTATTGAGGTTTGAAAAACTATTAGCAGCATACCACCAACCAAGCATATTAgagtttacaaaaacaatatattatataaaacaaaaaaataattacacaaaGTACACGAACTAACTGTAAAGTAATACAAAGcataaaaacgcatttaaaataaaataaaaatgaacacATTCTAACTGTAAattgcatttttaaatatttttttatttattttctttgctgtTGCACTTCGTCTTGTGAATGTGTTTACGAACGCACAAagacatacaaatatttgaaactttctgcaaaaatttagaaaaccaaATTTTAGTTCAAcataataaactttaaatacCTTAcggcaaaaaatgcaaaacgcaaattaaattaattaaagcaatattttgtgctttaaagcaaaacaaattaattcaatatttttttttaactttcaatttctctttatttattattttattttttactcaaactgtttttaatatttttttaaatgtagcATTAAGTTTGTGTgcctattttttattattttttaatttatatatcaaagtatatataatattaaaaattctttgtaaaatattctaGTTCAAGTAAAGATgtgtaataaatgtaaacatgtttaagcagaaaataaaagaatgtcatattaattttatatacatatgtattttattttaatttataaaattggaaaGCAAAAACATGTTTAggtgttaaaaatgtatgatattattaccaaaatttcaccgcttttaaataatatatcatCATAAATAGAAACAACGAAATAAGTATGTGCTTCAAGAAAATATGCAGCTTTCAGCCCTAAAAAATGGTAAAGTTGCTCTTGAGTGTATAAGcaaatatataacaatatatacaaattgaTAGAAATTGCAGCTAATAAGCTAAACTTCGAAATCACTATCCAATAGGACCCCCAGGTACATATAACGGTGTTTCTATGCACTCGTGCGAAGCAAAAAACGAGATTTCAATTTCCATAGAAGTAAAGTAAGTATGCTTTTAGGCGCTTCGCAAAGTGGCGACTTGAAAAAAGCTAAAATGTTTGACAGAAAAAATCATCAGTGAACTGTTTacagaaaaaactttaaataacaacaaaaaaacgtaAATAGCACTGCGAAGTTTCAATTAAAACTGCGAGAGTCTCTCAATGCTATTCTCGCCGGATGCGAAAAATGCATTGAGGGCTGACTGAGTCGAACCACTCCATATTACCGCTTGACAAATTTTTTAGCATCATAAAGTGTACTTTAAGCGAAAAAATATCGAATGATTTTGAAAGTCTTTGAGAGTCAACTGAAATCATTATATTCCTCGGATAAAAATTCGCATAAATGAGCTGCAGGTGGAAGTAGACCGATTTTGTATTTTCCACTTATTTCTTCTCAAAAATGTGcttaaaaagaaacaaataattatcagttaaatcatttatttgaaCGTTACGTTTAATACAACTTTAATCATGTAATATTAGATTATAATATTAGTTACTGAAACAAAATGGTCATTTACTAAGTTATTTCTTTACACAcgttttgttaataaaaatacttacaaataCAACACTTTATGCTCTCTTAACTACCTAAATAGAAATAGATATTGTGagaaattagttttaatatttttcatttaaatgcacAGCACATTGATGCAGCTATATTCCACCCTAATCTGCACATTCAGGCAGCTAATCGAGGGTATAACCCCTGATGCATGGCAAACCTGTTGGtacattttgttgatatttgtgATAATCGGAgcgaaagaaatttaataatgtTATTTCCTCCATGAAGATTCGATCGTGGAAGAACTTCCATGATACGATTGTGTAAATCAATATACACACAGGATTGAGCAGAATTATTTGAGTGCCCACAGACCACCAGAACCAGCCCACATACGACGGATGCCGCATATAAGCGTAAATACCGTGCGTTATCAATTTGTGGTTATCTGCCTTTTCATGTTGAACCtgcaaaaataaaactgaagaTTAGATGAGTTAGGAAGAAAAATAGGTTACTAACCAGATGCGTAAAACTGTTCCGCGCGGTAATCATAGCTACCTTCCTAATAACTTCACCAATTGTACATAACACCACACCGAGTAGCCAAATGTAATAGAAGCTTTTAAAGCTAGGCAGCAACCACACTTCCAAAGCAAACTCTATCCAGCTGGCTAATGCTGCCAGAGCATAGTGAATTGAGtggtttaaaataaaagaatctgTAGAAAGACTATTTGGATTGCACCATGCAATGGCAAGAAATTCTGAGTAATGGAAAAATGCCATAAAGAAAGCATAAACTCCAAATTGTTTTAAGTCATCAGACGCAAACAAAATCACTAGTATGCTAGCCGCTTCCATAAAACCCAAAAATGTGGAACGAATTGCAATCTGCAAGAatttatatataagaaatagCATCAATGCATAAGTGATTTGTTTACCTGGTAATCATTATCGCGCAGTAAATAACGTATCACCATATTTATCAGTGCATAATACAGAACCGGGCCCCACATTGCAGCACCCCAAACATTTGGTACCGTACCATAGTAGATTTGTGGTACAGTAGCTATAAGCACTATAATAGTCGTCGTCAGGTAGCAATACAAACTTAAACGTCCTTCATGGCACAATTTATTGTCCATGGGTGCTGTCCTTTGACTGGTATTCATGACCGTCTCCGACAGCCGCAATAACCCACTCGTCGTTAAACTTATTTATCACACTTTATTTGTGCTACAAAATTAGAGCTGAATATTTCTACACTTATGCGGCATTaaccaaattttgtgcaaattatgccatataaataaatgaaagtatCCTCCGCGATATAAACAAACTACCAGCTGTTGTAAAGAGTTGCCACACTACGccactatttttttgtttgtatatgatAACACATAATACGTTATGTTAGTTATATATATGGATACCACTTTACCTTTGTTATACATTCATGttatagtttttgagatatgagtatttaaaattcaaaaatctttttaaCTTTTAGATCCACTAACAATTCACTAATTTGTttcgacacacatacatatacattaaataGTGGAAAATAACTTTAGTTCAATATGTAACTCTATTTCAAATCCCAGCCTTTctatttgttaaataatttaaatacataattttctaaattcagaataaaatataagcATTACTTTATATATCTTCTAAATGGTTGGTGAATACCCTTATTGAGACGACTAGATAACCCAGGTATACACTTTGTCGTACTTTTTCTACTACCAATATGAGGGTTGCCCGTCGCCATTTTTGTAAGACATTCATCGAAAAATTCATTATCAAATTCTGATTAGCCGAATTAAAACGTACCGCACGTGTCTGCGCaagtttttgattttcattaaaCCAGCGAACAAAGGAATAATTCCTGTTTCACAAGACTTATCTCgcatttaaaactaaaatataataaactaaaATGGTTAGTACATCAATATTATAACCTACTTAAACTATTTTGTGTTGtgaaataaattgaagtttCTCGATGTTTCTGCGGCAAGAAGACAATTTTAACATTGCCGGCTGTTTTACACATGGGTGTTGTGTAACATGGAAAcaaatcgaaatttattttgtttgctatATGGTGTAAGATAAagatatttataatgttttatcATTTTATAGGCACAAGCTATTAAAAGAATCTTACCCACTTTGGACCGCATTCTGATTCAACGTGCTGAGGCCATCACTACCACAAAGGGTGGTATTGTGCTTCCAGAGAAATCGGTGGGCAAAGTCCTCCAAGGTACCGTCGTTGCT
This genomic stretch from Bactrocera dorsalis isolate Fly_Bdor chromosome 5, ASM2337382v1, whole genome shotgun sequence harbors:
- the LOC105223779 gene encoding protein-S-isoprenylcysteine O-methyltransferase, which translates into the protein MNTSQRTAPMDNKLCHEGRLSLYCYLTTTIIVLIATVPQIYYGTVPNVWGAAMWGPVLYYALINMVIRYLLRDNDYQIAIRSTFLGFMEAASILVILFASDDLKQFGVYAFFMAFFHYSEFLAIAWCNPNSLSTDSFILNHSIHYALAALASWIEFALEVWLLPSFKSFYYIWLLGVVLCTIGEVIRKVAMITARNSFTHLVQHEKADNHKLITHGIYAYMRHPSYVGWFWWSVGTQIILLNPVCILIYTIVSWKFFHDRIFMEEITLLNFFRSDYHKYQQNVPTGLPCIRGYTLD